Proteins from a genomic interval of Callospermophilus lateralis isolate mCalLat2 chromosome 1, mCalLat2.hap1, whole genome shotgun sequence:
- the Cep15 gene encoding centrosomal protein 15, with protein sequence MTSFFAQEVHLSKRHEEIVSQRLILLQQMQNKSGNQNTEKGSQLQAAETAFKRNLSLLKDIEAAEKSLQTRIHPDPLPEVVSLETRYWASVEEYIPKWEQFLLGRAPYPIGVENQNKAENTLQNETQQ encoded by the exons ATGACTTCATTTTTCGCTCAAGAAGTTCACCTTTCTAAAAGACATGAGGAAat AGTATCACAAAGATTAATATTACTTCAACAAATGCAGAATAAATCTGGAAATCAAAACACTGAAAAGGGATCACAACTGCAAGCAGCTGAGACTGCTTTTAAAAGGAATCTTAGTCTTTTAAAG GATATAGAAGCAGCAGAAAAATCTCTGCAGACCAGGATTCACCCAGATCCACTGCCTGAAGTGGTTTCTCTTGAG actcgTTACTGGGCATCAGTAGAAGAATATATTCCCAAATGGGAACAGTTTCTTTTAGGAAGAGCACCATATCCTATTGGTGTTGAAAATcaaaataaagcagaaaacacCCTTCAAAATGAGACACA